The following proteins are co-located in the Leucoraja erinacea ecotype New England chromosome 4, Leri_hhj_1, whole genome shotgun sequence genome:
- the cbln2b gene encoding cerebellin-2b yields the protein MDLQLKRPGSGIMIALSLLLACTGLVLGQNETEPIVLEGKCLVVCDSSPSTDGAVTSSLGISVRSGSAKVAFSAVRSTNHEPSEMSNRTMTIYFDHVLVNIGSHFDMRSSTFAAPRKGIYSFSFHVVKVYNRQTIQVSLMQNGWAVISAFAGDQDVTREAASNGVLLNMEREDKVYLKLERGNLMGGWKYSTFSGFLVFPL from the exons ATGGATCTACAGCTAAAGCGCCCGGGATCTGGTATCATGATAGCGCTGAGCTTGTTGCTCGCTTGCACGGGGTTGGTGTTGGGACAGAACGAAACGGAACCCATCGTCTTGGAAGGGAAATGCCTAGTGGTGTGCGACTCCAGCCCCTCCACGGACGGGGCTGTCACCTCTTCTCTGGGAATATCCGTGCGCTCGGGCAGTGCTAAAGTGGCGTTCTCTGCTGTGCGCAGCACAAACCATGAACCCTCCGAAATGAGCAACAGAACCATGACCATCTACTTCGATCAT GTGTTAGTTAACATTGGTAGCCATTTCGATATGAGAAGCAGCACTTTCGCGGCGCCGAGGAAAGGGATTTACAGTTTCAGCTTTCACGTGGTGAAGGTGTACAACCGACAAACGATCCAG GTAAGCCTGATGCAGAATGGCTGGGCTGTGATTTCTGCTTTTGCCGGGGATCAGGATGTGACCCGAGAGGCTGCCAGCAACGGAGTGCTGTTGAATATGGAACGGGAGGACAAAGTCTACCTAAAACTTGAAAGAGGCAACCTGATGGGCGGGTGGAAGTACTCGACGTTTTCTGGTTTTTTAGTATTCCCTCTATAA